A region from the Desulfitobacterium dehalogenans ATCC 51507 genome encodes:
- a CDS encoding ABC transporter permease encodes MSRLTTDQNIKRMQLPPWEGIAAGLFALSIWQISANLEFVASPYILSQKFAGLVLEGDPLYNLTLLQMLGTSLTTLLAGAGSAFIVAIPLGILMGYFRGLSRFLNVYISLCRPIPPMAWIPVGYILFAGMPQPTLWVQIMVVFVGAFFPSFTATAHAVQSVDPILIEAAQTLGARHERQILCKVLLPSVVPAVISGIRSGLGVGWMCIIGAEFVGGRMGIGAYIWSLYTIGGRMSEIMIAILCVGIVGFMMNEGISLIGRRIARWYSW; translated from the coding sequence ATGAGTCGGCTTACCACGGATCAGAACATAAAGAGGATGCAATTACCCCCTTGGGAAGGAATAGCCGCAGGGCTCTTTGCTCTGTCTATCTGGCAAATTTCAGCTAACTTAGAGTTCGTCGCCTCACCCTATATCCTGAGTCAGAAGTTTGCGGGCTTAGTCCTAGAGGGGGATCCTCTTTATAATTTGACCCTGCTCCAAATGCTGGGAACCAGTTTAACTACACTTCTGGCGGGAGCAGGTTCAGCCTTTATCGTTGCTATTCCTTTAGGAATTTTGATGGGATATTTTCGTGGCCTGAGCCGTTTTCTCAATGTGTATATCAGTTTATGCCGTCCTATTCCTCCTATGGCTTGGATTCCGGTAGGATATATCTTATTTGCCGGGATGCCTCAACCTACCCTCTGGGTACAGATCATGGTTGTTTTCGTAGGAGCTTTTTTCCCCAGCTTTACTGCCACAGCCCACGCGGTCCAAAGCGTGGATCCCATCCTTATCGAGGCTGCCCAGACCTTAGGGGCCAGACATGAGAGACAGATTCTATGCAAAGTCCTCCTGCCTTCTGTGGTCCCAGCAGTCATTTCTGGTATTCGAAGCGGGCTGGGGGTAGGCTGGATGTGTATTATCGGGGCGGAATTTGTCGGCGGGCGTATGGGGATTGGTGCTTATATCTGGTCGCTCTACACTATCGGGGGAAGGATGAGTGAGATTATGATCGCCATTCTTTGTGTGGGGATCGTTGGCTTTATGATGAATGAAGGAATAAGCTTGATTGGGCGGAGGATAGCACGTTGGTACTCATGGTAG
- a CDS encoding N-acyl homoserine lactonase family protein, with product MVSSSALMVIPLNCGQLQFNRSVFTGSPKDSILELPVFAFLILHPQGMILFDTGLPPRLWSGSTIMELIPGLRAKQGNSEGLVREIEKQGYSHKDISIIANSHNHPDHAGGNTLIPEAHCIWQGHRGDYDLFRDGSILLLPTPGHSTDHRSMLVRGNNKQVLLTGDACFRPNNLIDLNPPLILEDRQEALQSLERLRDISEERETVILTSHDPLVRGEAVIL from the coding sequence ATGGTGAGTAGCTCAGCTTTAATGGTAATTCCTTTGAATTGTGGACAATTGCAGTTTAACCGCAGTGTATTTACGGGAAGCCCTAAAGACTCTATCTTGGAACTGCCGGTTTTTGCCTTTCTGATTCTTCATCCTCAAGGCATGATCCTTTTTGATACTGGGCTTCCGCCCCGGCTTTGGTCTGGTTCCACAATCATGGAGCTTATCCCCGGGCTTAGGGCAAAGCAAGGGAACAGTGAGGGCCTGGTTCGAGAAATTGAGAAGCAGGGTTATTCACATAAGGATATCTCCATCATTGCGAATTCCCATAATCACCCCGATCACGCCGGGGGGAATACCCTAATCCCTGAGGCACACTGTATCTGGCAAGGACATAGGGGAGATTATGATCTTTTTCGTGATGGTTCGATTCTTTTGCTGCCAACCCCAGGCCATTCCACTGATCACCGTTCCATGCTGGTCCGGGGAAATAACAAGCAGGTACTTCTGACTGGGGATGCCTGTTTTCGGCCAAATAATCTTATTGATTTAAATCCGCCCTTGATTCTGGAGGATCGCCAAGAGGCCTTACAGTCTCTGGAACGTTTAAGAGATATAAGCGAAGAAAGGGAGACGGTGATCTTGACCAGCCATGATCCTTTAGTCAGAGGAGAAGCGGTTATTCTTTAA
- a CDS encoding ABC transporter substrate-binding protein, giving the protein MKKVISAVLMVTLLLSGCATKDQRDQVNGTKSEQGTIYYVQTSPANMLQQLSTGEIDAFVAWEPNNAQAVTEGTGRYLMQSGEVAAEHPCCILALAGTEGDEDLALALAWANVKAVNFINDGNNHEKMLQYAMDFTGRDKESVVEALTYTKYVSFPDRERLADFLGAMRQNGTLVKEPAALGYANDEAFFQAFMNKDYVERVNAELEMNPSWVPPSVSGKQITLGYINQDLHHLPMFIASQEGYYEAVGLVPGQNLQLKGYANGVAVMEAFKVKELNASYLGVAPAVLKQLNDGIALRGIAGANDEGSAIVVAKGSDIQSISDLKGKTVAIPGLGTVQSYILDLVARNNTMKLQAK; this is encoded by the coding sequence ATGAAAAAGGTGATCTCAGCTGTTCTCATGGTCACATTGCTGCTCAGTGGCTGTGCCACTAAAGATCAAAGAGATCAAGTCAATGGAACGAAGTCAGAACAGGGAACCATCTATTATGTACAGACTTCGCCGGCTAACATGCTGCAGCAATTAAGCACAGGAGAGATAGACGCCTTCGTCGCCTGGGAGCCCAATAATGCTCAAGCTGTCACGGAAGGAACAGGACGTTATCTTATGCAATCAGGTGAAGTCGCTGCAGAGCATCCTTGTTGTATCTTAGCACTGGCAGGAACTGAAGGAGACGAGGATTTGGCATTGGCCTTAGCTTGGGCCAATGTAAAAGCCGTCAACTTCATCAATGATGGCAACAACCATGAAAAAATGCTTCAATATGCTATGGATTTTACAGGGAGAGACAAAGAATCCGTAGTGGAAGCATTGACCTATACGAAATATGTGAGCTTTCCGGATCGGGAACGGTTAGCAGATTTCCTGGGAGCCATGCGCCAAAACGGAACCTTGGTCAAGGAACCTGCTGCCTTGGGATATGCAAACGATGAAGCCTTCTTCCAGGCTTTTATGAATAAGGACTACGTGGAGCGGGTCAACGCTGAATTAGAGATGAATCCCTCATGGGTACCGCCGTCAGTCAGCGGAAAACAAATTACTTTAGGTTATATCAATCAGGATCTTCACCATCTTCCGATGTTCATTGCTTCTCAAGAAGGCTATTATGAGGCAGTAGGTCTGGTCCCCGGACAGAATCTCCAGCTTAAGGGGTACGCTAACGGTGTTGCTGTCATGGAAGCCTTCAAGGTGAAGGAATTAAATGCCTCTTATCTCGGCGTGGCTCCAGCCGTTCTTAAACAGCTCAATGACGGAATTGCCCTTCGGGGGATTGCGGGTGCTAATGATGAAGGCTCTGCTATCGTCGTGGCTAAGGGCTCAGATATCCAATCCATTAGTGATCTAAAGGGTAAAACGGTAGCTATTCCAGGGCTTGGGACGGTTCAGAGCTATATACTGGATTTGGTCGCCCGGAATAACACTATGAAACTCCAAGCTAAGTAA